In a genomic window of Vigna angularis cultivar LongXiaoDou No.4 chromosome 6, ASM1680809v1, whole genome shotgun sequence:
- the LOC108342171 gene encoding RNA demethylase ALKBH9B, with amino-acid sequence MEFLRSLKKEDILDLFSHGFCFHCQTLLHSRITTLRKRKLDETCSSEEGFESSGDHVVEMPFNVSNSESLSKRNDKQWDSPNNCSQRRDSATSKDDEKRVFGCSSPGNLVGCKQSDFEILLNDGICEGSSFKNGLSDERKERIRYSLVCRKDFTFVERINRRHINVLQGLELHTEVFNELEQRKIVEWIYRLQWRGQQGKLKDRTYSEPRKWMRGKGRVTIQFGCCYNYAVNKSGNPPGIMRDEEVDPIPPVFKHIIKRMVRWNIVPSSCIPDSCIVNIYEEGDCIPPHIDHHDFVRPFYTVSFLSECKILFGSNLQVVSAGEFAGPTSISLPVGSVFVLNGNGADIAKHCIPSVSSKRISITFRKMQPSKLPYKFSPDPDLVGIKPLVFSSLNKSDKAQDEVRNLNIQQQHKADSVESESDIVWNTKKASQWKI; translated from the exons ATGGAGTTTCTCAGATCTTTGAAGAAAGAGGACATTTTGGATCTCTTTTCTCATGGCTTCTGTTTCCACTGTCAGACCCTTCTCCATTCTCGGATCACAACACTACGCAAAA GAAAGTTGGATGAAACTTGCTCTTCGGAAGAAGGCTTTGAGTCTTCTGGTGACCATGTTGTGGAAATGCCTTTCAATGTTTCAAATTCAGAGTCTTTGAGTAAAAGAAATGATAAACAATGGGATAGTCCGAATAACTGTTCACAGAGGCGTGATTCTGCTACTTCAAAGGATGACGAGAAACGCGTTTTTGGTTGTTCTTCACCTGGGAATTTGGTGGGCTGCAAGCAATCTGATTTTGAGATTTTGTTAAATGATGGGATTTGTGAAGgttcttcttttaaaaatggGTTATCTGATGAAAGAAAAGAGCGAATCAGGTATTCTCTGGTTTGCAGAAAGGACTTTACCTTTGTTGAAAGGATAAATAGGAGACACATAAATGTGCTCCAGGGGCTTGAACTTCACACTGAAGTTTTCAATGAGCTGGAGCAGAGGAAAATCGTTGAGTGGATATACAGATTGCAATGGAGGGGTCAACAAGGGAAACTTAAAG ATCGAACATATTCAGAACCAAGAAAGTGGATGCGTGGTAAGGGACGTGTGACAATACAATTTGGCTGCTGTTACAATTATGCAGTG AACAAAAGTGGCAACCCTCCTGGTATAATGAGAGATGAAGAAGTTGATCCAATACCACCTGTGTTCAAGCACATTATAAAGAGGATGGTTAGATGGAATATAGTTCCTTCCTCATGCATTCCAGATAGTTGCATTGTGAATATATATGAAGAAGGCGATTGCATTCCTCCTCACATCGACCATCATGATTTTGTGAGGCCATTCTACACCGTGTCATTCTTGAGCGAGTGCAAAATATTATTTGGTTCAAACTTGCAAGTTGTTTCTGCCGGAGAGTTTGCAGGTCCTACATCCATTTCTTTGCCTGTTGG GTCAGTGTTCGTTTTGAATGGCAATGGGGCTGACATTGCTAAGCACTGTATTCCATCTGTGTCATCAAAAAG AATTTCTATTACTTTTAGAAAGATGCAGCCGAGCAAGTTACCATATAAGTTTTCACCCGATCCTGACTTAGTGGGAATCAAGCCACTTGTCTTTTCATCTCTGAACAAATCAGATAAAGCACAAGATGAAGTTAGGAACCTAAATATTCAACAACAACACAAGGCTGACAGTGTTGAATCTGAATCAGATATAGTTTGGAACACCAAGAAGGCATCGCAATGGAAGATTTAG